A stretch of Dermochelys coriacea isolate rDerCor1 chromosome 6, rDerCor1.pri.v4, whole genome shotgun sequence DNA encodes these proteins:
- the SMTNL1 gene encoding smoothelin-like protein 1 translates to MEQPAGLTAQPAARALSLAASPALSGLEMEVQEGAPRPRPTAEEPGAVAKETEGVAGTGAKEVARDGDGLGEKGRAGDAGSDAMGGGEAGRAGDAGSEAKGGGEAGRAGDAGSDAMGGGEAGRAGDAGSDAKEGGEAGRAGDAGSDAKGGSEAGGAGDAGSDAMGGGEAWRAGDAGSDAKGGSEAGGAGDAGSDAMGGGEAGRAEDAESDAKGSGEAGRAGDAGSEAKGGGEAGRAGDAGSDAKGGGEAGRAGDAGSEAKGGGEAGRAGDAGSDAKEGGEAGRAEDAGSDAKGGGEAGRAGDAGSDAKGGCEAGRAGDAGSEAKGGGEAGRAEDAGSDAKGGGEAGGAGDSGAGAQEREDGGQGARAEEREAVGGSGPEPQEGAGGAEPEKKRTEAEEASSAVAREGHGGSTSEEPLSPEMGGEEEAWDEPAPSSPGEGLASPTGDTAFGKETGAPQPGGTSQGREATPGGSASTGGTAHQDSGQSPAPEGAVPPKEKPKRPALDRRELTRPRLAPRAQSRKALVEKFGGAASGPAPNIKKTGGANAIKNMLLEWCRAKTRGYEHVDIQNFSSSWSSGLAFCALIHKFFPDAFDYTALDPANRRENFALAFATAEQHADCAPLLEVEDMVRMSFPDSKCVYTYIQELYRSLVDKGLVKTKKK, encoded by the exons GGTTGACAGCACAGCCAGCCGCAAGGGCACTCTCCCTGGCTGCCTCCCCAGCTCTCTCGGGTTTAG AGATGGAGGTGCAGGAAGGCGCCCCTCGCCCCAGGCCGACAGCAGAGGAGCCCGGGGCTGTGGCTAAGGAGACTGAAGGGGTGGCTGGGACTGGAGCCAAGGAGGTGGCTCGGGATGGGGAtgggttgggggagaaggggagagcaggggatgctgggagtgATGCTATGGGGGGCGGtgaggctgggagagcaggggatgctgggagcgAAGCTAAGGGGGGTGGTGAGGCCGGGagagcaggggatgctgggagcgATGCTATGGGGGGCGGtgaggctgggagagcaggggatgctgggagtgATGCTAAGGAGGGCGGTGAGGCCGGGagagcaggggatgctgggagcgATGCTAAGGGGGGCAgtgaggcagggggagcaggggatgctgggagcgATGCTATGGGGGGCGGTGAGGCCTGGagagcaggggatgctgggagcgATGCTAAGGGGGGCAgtgaggcagggggagcaggggatgctgggagcgATGCTATGGGGGGCGGTGAGGCTGGGAGAGCAGAGGATGCTGAGAGCGATGCTAAGGGGAGCGGTGAGGCCGGGagagcaggggatgctgggagcgAAGCTAAGGGAGGCGGtgaggctgggagagcaggggatgctgggagcgATGCTAAGGGGGGCGGTGAGGCCGGGagagcaggggatgctgggagcgAAGCTAAGGGGGGTGGTGAGGCCGGGagagcaggggatgctgggagtgATGCTAAGGAGGGCGGTGAGGCTGGGAGAGCAGAGGATGCTGGGAGCGATGCTAAGGGGGGCGGTGAGGCCGGGagagcaggggatgctgggagcgATGCTAAGGGGGGCTGTGAGGCCGGGagagcaggggatgctgggagcgAAGCTAAGGGGGGTGGTGAGGCCGGGAGAGCAGAGGATGCTGGGAGCGATGCTAAGGGGGGCGgtgag gcagggggagcaggggattctggggctggagcacaggagagggaagatggggggcagggggctagggCAGAGGAAAGGGAGGCAGTAGGTGGGTCTgggcctgagccccaggagggggctggaggggccgAGCCAGAGAAGAAACGGACTGAAGCCGAGGAGGCCAGCAGTGCCGTGGCCAGAGAG GGGCATGGTGGGAGCACCTCAGAGGAACCACTGTCCCCAGAGATGGGGGGCGAGGAGGAGGCATGGGATGAGCCTGCACCCAGCTCCCCCGGCGAGGGGCTGGCCAGCCCCACAGGGGACACTGCCTTTGGGAAGGAGACTGGGGCCCCCCAGCCGG GAGGCACCTCCCAAGGCCGAGAAGCCACTCCAGGTGGCAGCGCCAG CACTGGAGGGACAGCCCACCAGGACAGCGGACAGAGCCCTGCACCTGAAGGAGCTGTGCCCCCCAAAGAGAAGCCAAAGAGACCAGCGCTGGATcggagggagctgacccgaccccGCCTGGCACCCAGGGCCCAGTCCCGCAAGGCCCTTGTGGAGAAATTTGGGGG ggCAGCCAGCGGCCCTGCCCCCAACATCAAGAAGACAGGAGGTGCCAACGCCATCAAGAACATGCTGCTGGAGTGGTGTCGTGCCAAGACGCGCGGCTATGAG CATGTGGACATCCAGAACTTCTCCTCCAGCTGGAGTAGTGGCTTGGCCTTCTGCGCCCTCATCCACAAGTTCTTCCCTGATGCCTTCGACTACACGGCTCTTGACCCAGCCAACCGCAGGGAGAACTTTGCCCTGGCTTTTGCCACTGCTGA GCAGCATGCTGACTGCGCCCCACTGCTGGAAGTGGAGGACATGGTGCGCATGAGCTTCCCAGATTCCAAATGTGTCTACACCTACATCCAGGAGCTGTACCGCAGCCTGGTGGACAAGGGGCTGGTGAAGACCAAGAAGAAATga